One Nitrospirota bacterium genomic window, GTTTGCGGGCCGGGCTGTCATTCTGCTGCTCTGCGGGGGCGAGAAACACTCCCAGGCGGCCGATATTGAAAAAGCCAAGTCGTACTGGCGCGACTACCAGGAGAGATCACCATGAGCACCGCGATCAAAATGCGGGGTCCCCACAAGACCAAGGTCCCAGCCAGCCAACCCTATGAGCCCTGGCTGAAAGAACGGCTGGCTGCCGATCCCCAGGAGGCCAAGCTGTATCTTGAGGCCGCGATGGAGGATGACGATCCACGGGTCTTCCTTCTGGCTTTGAAGGATGTCGCGGATGCCTACGGCGGCATGGGGAGACTGGCTCAGGCGACGGGTTTGAATCGAGAGAACCTGTATCGGATGCTGTCCGCAAAAGGCAACCCGGAGCTGGCCAGCCTCTCGCGCGTGTTGCAGGCGCTCGGACTCCGGTTGAAGGTGGAACCGGTCGACCGCGCGCGCTTCCGATCCGCCCGGCTTCTGAAGAACGTTCGACGGAGCGGCTGGCCTAGGAAGTCCGCAGCC contains:
- a CDS encoding addiction module antidote protein encodes the protein MSTAIKMRGPHKTKVPASQPYEPWLKERLAADPQEAKLYLEAAMEDDDPRVFLLALKDVADAYGGMGRLAQATGLNRENLYRMLSAKGNPELASLSRVLQALGLRLKVEPVDRARFRSARLLKNVRRSGWPRKSAARRGGRRPAKPVLA